Sequence from the Cryptococcus neoformans var. neoformans JEC21 chromosome 1, complete sequence genome:
ATGTATTTGGAAGTAACCTGTAGTGGGGTTTAAACGGGACATTTAAACGAGACATTGACGTCaaggaaaaaaatgagACGAAGGAGTCGTCAGCTCATACTCACGAGAAAAAGAATTTGCATGAAAGAGTGACAAAGCAGAAGCATCAACGCACCTGGATAGCGATCAGAAGCATGGTAAGGTCACCAGTAGCGCTCTCACCCAAAGCATATTGTTGGGACAAGATATGCCTGGTAAGGGTGATCAAGTCAGTCGCAGGGGGCTCGAGATCGGCGCCGAGAGTAGCTTGGGGAGCGGCCATATTTGGTAGTGTTCGGGGGTTTTCCTGTGGGTGAGTGAAAGGCAAAGCAGTTGGAAGACGAAAAGAAGTTGTTGAAAAGTGTTTACAATTCGGTAGGATTCTTTTAAGTTACTGGACTCTTGACGGAACGGACGGAGAATGGAGAGAACGAACGAGCCGAGGGGCCACCCCGGGCCGAGACATGCCGGTACGTCATTTCCCTGTCGGCATTATGCGGAGCACCGTACACGTCACTCCGCCTCCACACAGCTAGTAGTAGTATTTATTGTgtatgaagaagaacgcCCAGATACACATCATGCATACATCGTGTCTGTATCACTTCCTACTCGTCCCCAAATGCAGAGGCATCTATCACATCGTCCACTCGCAAGATCATCCTTACCACTTGGGTCGCGAGCAAGAACTGCTGCCTCTTTGAGATTAGAGGATCGTAGACGTGTTGCTTTTTCATGTCTGAAAATTTTCACGATGTCAGTTTGATGCTTTaattcttttttttatcctcCTAAAAGCACTTTTATCGCCAGTGGTCCCATGGGTGCTAGTGATCCTCTAGCTGACTGGGATGACATCGCCAAATGATTGCGCATCGCGCGCAGATGCCGCATAACATCTATGCTTTTCCCATGCGGGGTAACATTTTATCCAAAAAACAAATCTTTGTTGTTTCTCCTCGTCGAAACTTGGTGGCATACACATACAAAACCACAGCACAAGCCAGAAACACAGAACTCACCATTTTCTGCCCTGCCCAAACAGTCAATACCCAGTCTTGGGTTACCTTCTGTCACCTGTCTACTCTTCACGTCGGCCAAAGTGTCGATAGGGGACAAACCAGAGTTTTCGGCGAGCGCAAGAGGAATGGCATCGAGAGCGTTGGCGAATGCGCGCATAGCGTATTGCTCAATTGTGGGGATCTATGAAGATTAGATCAATATAATTCGTTACATAGAGGCAAATGAAAAAAGTTCTTACCTCGTCGGCCCGCTTGGAGACGGCAACAGAAGCACAAATCTCGgcagcaccaccaccgtAGACCACCCGGTTATCTCTCACAAGGTTACGAGCAACACAGATGGCATCGTGCAATGCTCGCTTAGCCTCGTCAATGATCTGTCCATTATAATTCAGCATCAATGTCGCGATTCCACACGTCATTGAAAAAGACGGACCATCTTGTTACTACCCCTGACAAACACAGTCACCGCCCTAGAGTTGGCACACTCCTCGATAACAAGCATCTTATCCCTAGTGGTACCAAAGGTAAGTTCTCGGACGACACCGGCGTGACCGAGCTTGTCGGCGGTAAGGTCTTCGAATCGGGGGACAATTCGGCCGTTGGTGGCAATGGCGATAAGCTAGTATAAATTGTCAATCAAGGTTTGAAATCGGAATATTGCCACATGGGGGGTAGGGCGAGGGGATCCAAGCGATTTTTGGCTTACCTCAATTTCGGGACCACCAACCCATCGAACGGCAGGGAGCTCATTTTGCATAAGCAAGTGGTTCGCCTCGTCATCGAAACCCCATTGACAGATAACCAAATTGGCGCCAGTGTCCTTCACCCTGGTCCCAGCGCGTTAGTAATTTTCTATAGCATGATGAAAAATATAGATAGATGTCTCACTTCTTGATCATGTCCAAAaacttctccttctcgtaCTCTCTCAACTTTTTGTACTCCTCCACGCTCTCAATGTCCAACTTGTGCTTCGTCTTTGGCCTAGGAGGTTCAAAGGGACAAGTCAAAATAGCAATCTTGGCGTCTCGAACAACAGAAGGCATTTGGGGATGGGACATGTCCTTGTCGATGACGACACCCTTGACGAGGGAAGTGTCTTCGAGAGAACCTCCGACCTTGCCGTCGACCTTGATGAGCTCAAAATCGACATCGCGGCGCTCGAGGTCAGCAACAGAGAGGACCGCTTCAACAGCGATGGAAGCGAATTTGTCGTGCGCGATAGAAACACTATGGAATATTCAGAAGTTTGGTTAGCTGGCCGCATTGACAGCCTTGAATGTCCGGATTATGGAGACATACATCTTGCTACCCAAAGAGGTCTTGGCGGTCTTCATCAAATTTGAAACATCATCCTTGCTAAATTCAATCTAGAAATTGGGTTCATCAGCTTATGATATCGTACGATTAAATCACACGATGTGAAACTCACAGTGTCCGCAACGCGGTCCAACTCGGCGACAGCGATTTCACAAGCCTTCTCATAACCATCGGCAATTCGGATAGGATGTATACCTCTGTCAAGGAGAGACAGCgcagaagaaagaagtgCACCAGCAAGTACTAGATAATTTTATTGTCAGCGTCTTGCTGTTTTCTCGCTGTTGTAGCGCTCCCGGAAGACTTACCAACAACACCTGTTGTACCGTCTCcaatctcatcatcttgacTCTTCGACACCTCTACCAGGAGTTTTGCAATCTGGTGTTCCACTTCCATCTGTCCCAAAATGGTCGCACCGTCATTGGTGACAGTTATCTCTCCATCTGGGGAAATGAGGATCTTGTCCAAACCACGAGGACCAAGAGAGGTTTTAATGATGTTGGTTACTAAAGAAATAGACGAAAAAAGTCAACGGTTTGGTGGGAAGACTTATTCATATATAGATCATACCTGATCGGGCAGCAAGAATGTGGCTCTGTGATAATCAAAGATGGATCAGCGTACTGGCCAGTGAGCAAAAGCTTTAATGAATTGGGATGACTAACCCTGATAGCTTCCAGGCCGTGCGTCCTaactttccttccttgttCCCTGTATCACTCAAGCATCAGGACCACtctacatcctcttctAGGCTTTCCACTATTCTCAAGCCTTCAAAATCCTGTATTGACCTACCGTACAATAATGAACGGTCGTCCGTTCTGGAAAACTGGTCAACACCACATATTCACACCATTACGTCGTTTCGAATAAAAAGACATACCTCATCCTGGGCATAGACAGCCTGACCTGGGTTTATTTGGTCCACAGACATATCTGATTActtcttttgttttctGAGTAGACGATGATGCGGATTCACAAAGACGTTTACTGCAACGAACACGCACGATGAACTTCTATCGACGCGAAAGAAACGTCCATCGCGCGCCTGGTAACCCGACTTGTAATGGACTGAAAATATAGGCATGCGAGGgtgaggtggaggttgttCTTCATTTTACGCGTCAAAATATGAGGAAATTCAATGGCTTGACACCATTTCGATCGTACGGTCTCGAATACAGTTTGGTGTAAGGAATACAACTCGCCATGTCCACACCAGCCGCCGTCACACAACCACAGTCCGCATCCAAAGAACCGCACAGGATGAGAATCACAGCAGGCGGCTCAATAAGACATTACGTcgcctttgcccttgcGTCTCTTCGTGTAAGTCATGTGAACTTGATCGACTTGTTTTCGGTTTGAACTTGTGTTTCTTCAAGTATAATGCTTATCAAAGAGGCGATATAGGATGATCCTGCAACTCCTGTCGTCCTTCATAcccttccatcatcttcatcctccccttcctcatcatcttcctcatcatcaaccaACGCACCTAAAAAAGATAATGACAAGATCAAACCCCAACCAAAGTCCAAATCCCCTCTCCCTGCATGCCTTATCACCGCCCCCAGGCTCATCTCTGTTGTCGAACTTATAAAGAGAGAGTATATCTCTGAATTAAGAGCTGCAAAGGCGAGCTGCAGGGGAGATGTGAGGAgtaaagggaaaggaattTGGCAGTATACGGAAAGCGGGCTTTGGGAACCGGCGACGGAAGCGGGAGTGAACGCTGTGACTCAAAGAACTGAGACTGAGGGAATTGATGGAGGTGCGCTGAGGAGGGTCCTCGCAGGACGGACAAAGTGGGTTGTTGTGTGCACAAAGAGGAGCAGGACGACGATAGCTAATGATGGAAAATTATGTTTTAGACCGAAAATGTCGCACTCACCTTATCTCCAAATCACATTATCTGCTCGACCGCTAGAAGGattggagagagaaggagctACCTGCCAATATATGCCCGTTAAGAAAAATCAAcgaggaaaaaagggatCGGCTAAGAAGAACGGGGACGGTGAGCAAAATGAGGGATCGAGGCAAGGAGCCGAGGACAGTGAGAGTGTGGAGAGCAGAGGCACCAAACGCAAAGGCGAAGCGGAGGATCGTGAGGGCAAGAAGCGTCGGACTGATGAATGATTCAGCCTAAAAGACTGCGTATTTTTATGAACCGTGATGACATGACGATTGAAAGTGGAAAATGCCCTATGCTCTACTGCTACAGTACAAGTACTATAAAGACCTATCTAGTTAACCGGCTTGTCTGATAACTCTCTCACAACAATCTGTTCAGGACTCAATCCCAAATCAGGTTTCCTTCCTGGTAATTCAACCTTTGTACTCTCCCCGCCGTCGACTTCTACCCCCTTTGCCCAATCCGTTGTTGGGAACTCTACATCGAACCGGACATACATATCCCCTCTCTTGCCTTTACCCCGTATAGGCAATCCTTCACCCTTAATCACCCAGACACTTCCGGGCTGGATGATTCGTTCCCCCTTTTTGCTAGTGACGTGAACGCCTTTACCGTCGAGATGGATAAAAAGAACACGGGAGAAACCGAGGAGGGCTTCGGACAGacggatggaaagaaggatggtgagTGAGCCGGGGGAGTGGGGTTGAGCGcggaaggaagggtgaggaaggtgtcggatgaggaagatcaCATCGCCTGGTGGGATATCGGGCTTGGTAGATTGGGAAATTTAGCTATCATACAGGTAGGCAAAAGGATACGCACCGCTTCAtccccctctcctctcaaTGCTATCCGTTCGCCATCCTCTGTTCCGGGATCAATCATGAACTctattctcttcttctccttcacaACCTTTTGGCCTTTACACTTCTTGcacttctccttgtcccGCAGTTTGACACCCTCGCCGTTACATTCAGGACATGGTGACTTGACTTTACCCACAAGTCCTGGGCCCAGCTACAAGACGCGAAGAGGACAGGAAATCAGCTATCTGTCATAGCAGACGAGCGAAAATGACGACGTACCATACGGTCGGTAAACACCACACCTTTACCTGAGCATTTCGAACATTCTTTCGGTGCCACACCCGGCCTTGCACCACTTCCTTTGCATCCACCACACACCCGATCTCGTTCAATACTCAtcaccaccttcttccccttgaACGCCTCTTCCAGCGTGATATCATACGGCACAGTGGTATCTCTGCCTTTTGCTGGTTTTCGTCGTCCTCCGCCACGGCCGCCGCTGGGATCAAAGAACCCTCCGCCCATCCCACCGCCAAAGTCGTCGAATCCGCCACCAAACATGGCAGAGAAGAGGTCGTCCATGTCCATGTCGGATGGCATACCGCCCCGGGGAGGACCGTCCGCCCCATACTGGTCATATGTTGCACGCTACATGTACACGCGGCTCCTTGTCAGTAATCAAGGGAACGGAAAAAAACTGggcaagaaagaagggacaGACGTCATTGGGATTCGAAAGCGTCTCGTACGCTTGGCCGATACGTTGGAATGTTTCATGCGAGTTGGGATCATCGGGGTTCTGCGGCTTACATCAGATTCTATCCCATTGCCCTTGGACGCTGCGTTAACGGACCTTGTCCTGCACAGATAAGACGTTGCATGAGCGCTTAACAATCGGTCAAGGTGTGAACAGGACGCACTGGATGGTGCTGCATGGCCTTTTTCTTGTATGCCTTTTTGATCTCTGTCTCTGTTGCGTCCACGGCGACCTCGAGGAGGTCGTAGTAGGTGGTGTCTGCGACCATGGTGTCCGTATCTGTGTCGGTGTTCGAAGAGTCGCAGAGAACAAGACGGCAATGAAAATCTCGAGCCGTGCGTCACAGTAAACAGCGTGAGTACGTAATACAGCTATTCCACCTCATGTTCTATGGGGCCGAATGTGCAATTTCGGACATCCGTTGCCGATAAGGCCGCTGCCGTGGACTGCACCAGGAGCGAGCCAGCCCTGATTTGCACGCCGTCACCCCAATCTCGTATAAAAGACCGCGTAGCGTCCCAtctgcttctcttctctccatctaCCATCCATAACAAACAAAAATGAGCTTCATTGCCAGCCGAAACGCCCTCAGGTCCCAGGTGAGCTCcgtctccttttctctaTTGATCATGCAACGACTAACAGCCATCAGTTGCGTCCCTCCCTCGCGAGGTCCTTCGCTACCACCCCTGCCGCCTACGCCCAGTCCCTCAAGGACCGCATGGCCGAGCTCATCCCCCAAGAGATTGAGAACGTCAAGGCTACCCGTGCCGCCCACGGCGCCAAGTCTCTCGGCGATGTCACCGTCGACATGGCTTACGGTGGTATGCGAGGCATCAAGGGCCTTATCTGGGAGGGTTCCGTTCTCGACCCCAACGAGGGTATTCGATTCCGTGGCTTGACCATCCCCGAGTGTCAGCAGAAGCTCCCCACCGCTCCCGGTGGTTCCGAGCCCTTGCCTGAAGCTCTCTTCTGGTTGCTTTTGACTGGTGAGGTCCCTACCGACGAGCAGGTCAAGGGTCTCTCTCAGGAGTGGGCCGCCAGGGCTGCCATCCCCAAGTTTGTTGAGGAGTTGATCGACCGATGCCCCAACACTCTCCACCCCATGACTCAGTTCGCCATTGCCGTTAACGCTGTGAGTGCTTTTTTTAACGGGAAAACCCGATCTAAAGCTGACGCAACGTGCAACAGCTTAACCACGACTCTGCCTTCGCCAAGGCCTACTCTAACGGTGTCCACAAGAAGGAGTACTGGAAGACTACCTTCGATGACTCCATGGACCTCATTGCCAAACTCCCCAACATTGCTGGCCGAATCTTCCGAAACGTCTTCGGTGACGGCAAGCTCCCCCCCATTGACCCCAGCAAGGACTACTCTGCCAACTTGGCTACCTTGCTCGGTTTCGGTGACAACGCCGACTTTGTCGAGCTCATGAGGTTGTACATCACCATCCACTCTGACCACGAAGGTGGTAACGTTTCCGCCCACACCGGTCACTTGGTCGGTTCCGCGCTCTCTGAccccttccttgccttcggTGCTTCCTTGAACGGTCTCGCCGGTCCCCTCCACGGTCTCGCTAACCAGGAAGTCCTCCGATGGGTCCAGAAGATGCGATCCCAGATTGGTGAGGACGCCTCTGACGAGAAGGTTGCCGAGTACGTCTGGTCTACCCTCAAGTCTGGCCAGGTCGTTCCCGGTTACGGTCACGCCGTCCTTAGGAAGACTGTAAGTAGAGAGCCTGCTTGTTGCTTTGAAACTTTGCTAACCTCTTTGACTAGGACCCCCGATACACTGCTCAGCGAGAGTTTGCCCTCAAGCACTTGCCCGAGGACCctctcttcaagctcgtcgGTCAGATCTACAAGATCGTTCCTAACATTCTCCTCGAGGCCGGTAAGGCCAAGAGTAAGTCGCTTTTGACCAGTTCCGACCCATGATATGCTGACAGCTTGCAGACCCCTGGCCCAACGTCGACGCCCACTCTGGTGTCCTCCTTACTTACTACGGTCTCCACCAGCAGGACTTCTACACCGTCCTCTTCGGTGTTTCCCGTGCTTTCGGTGTTGTTTCTCAGCTCATCTGGGACCGAGCTCTTGGTGTAAGTCTCCTATACCCGCCTTTAGTTATCACTCGCATTTTTCTGACTCTTtaccctttcctttttagATGCCCCTCGAGAGGCCCAAGTCTTACTCCACCGAGGCTATCAAGAAGATGTTCGAGGGCAAGTAAGCGCTTGGCATCAGCTGAGTTTGTTTGGGTGTGTGGCAGCAAAAAGCCTCGGCGCGTACGCAAGAAGGAATGAAGATGTAAGAAGCTTTAACACGGTCGACTGGGTTGGCTCGTATATTGTCCTTGGTCTCTGTGGATTCATATATTTTTGGAATGGATGGTCTAGATCGTTTCACTCGTTTGTGCTTTTGGCGAATTTTTGTGTTGCAAATTGCCGCTTTCTATCTGTGTTGAACAAGCTGCTATTACACTCTCGAGGTCAGCAATTGTTATCTCGTTTGTTATCCTAGGAATAATTAACATTTACCTATCCTTATCGATTACTGACTAAAAGAAGTCGGGTCAGAGATAACCGGCgctgcttcctcttcgaAATTCGGCGTTTCAACGCCGGAATAGGGCCTTCGTCGCGGTCATTaaattgatgatgaaaatgcCGCAAGCCGCAAGCCGCAAGCCCGCTTGCCACAGTAGTCAAGTATTAGTCCATGGGAGAAACGATTAGTGATCAGTGGTATGATTGACAGCTGTAACATGCAGCCATACGTGTTTATCTCTACTGTCATCCATGCTTTGGGTAGTCTCGGACGATAAACCAACCTTGATAGGATGAAACAGGAAGTCTCGATTATGTTGTGTGAGCGTACACTTGCGAGGGGTCGAGCGAATGCTGGAACGCGAAAAGGACGAATGATGATTCACGCTCGAGACCAAGTAAGAAGGCGTCGATGTCAAACTCGACACCCATTGTTGCTGGATTCTACTTGCTCTCGTTCGGTGACAGGTGTTGAGGTAAGAGATGGGAAGCTGGGATAATGAAATGCTTAAAGGAAATATAGCATGATCGAACGATATAAGAAAGGAATATTATTATGGACCGACCAGTAATTTCCAACCCTTTTGTCTGTTGCCCGCCGGGGCGTTGCGTTGGTTTCCCAGGCACGTCGCACGGAACACGAAGTAAATCATCTTcgttcttcatcgtccagTCAAACTTGCAATATTTACATCATCTGATGCCAGACTCACACACATAATAATAAGACAGGTGAGCACCCGTCAGTGACCTTTGGACAGGCGACTGGGCTACTGAAGGGAAATGAGACTTCCAAGTCCTTTTTTGCCCTTGCGACAAGCATGCGCAAAACATTACGGTGTCTTGCTTGACACCGTAGGCCGAGCTTCCCTCGTTCAGCATCTGTTCTCTATCATGGGATTTTTGCTTTTCGTTTCTCGTAGAGCTGACCGTGGACTGTCCGTCGATCCCCAGTCTTCCGCCACCTCTCACGGTTCGCTCGGAGAGTACCCATATGTGATTTCTATATTTCTGTACTATTAAATGCATCTTATCATGTACTGCAAAGTCAATCTTCTAATTTTTTATCTGTCAAGACCGACGTTGTGGATAGTTTTTGATCCCGAGGCTGCCTCAACGTTTTCCAGATAGTCCTAAAGCCAAAGACTCAGCTCTTTACTCTTTTCAAGGGGCAGAATAGGACTCACTCGCAACCACTTTTCGCGCTCGTCAGGCATGTGATCGAAAACAGTATACCTCTTATCTCTCTGAGAGCCACAACCATTAGCGTTTTTGACTACGCAAAGATGAACCAAAACAAAGGAACGCACCCTCAATACAGCCTTGATTTCGCCCAAATCAATTTGCTTTGCCAACTGCGTCAAGTCCGCCGctccaccttctcccattccttcgccttcatcaTACTCATCCTGCTCCTGCACTTCCAAAgccttctcatccatcgtcttcttcctcatcttggACCAAAACTCTACAAAGCTGTTCTCACGCAACATCTGATCAAACTCGATCCTCGCATCATGCTCCTTCTTTCGTCGCCAAGACCTCCAGCGGTCTTCGAGCGCTTCCCCTTGCAAGCCGAGACGCTTGACAAGCGGATCATCGATGATTTGTGGGTAAACGTCGTCGTAAGACGTGTTGAGAGCGGGCGTCTTGGATTCGAAGAGCGAGTGGAGTGCATTGGAACGTTTAGAAAAGAGCCGTTCGGAATGGGCAGCGAAGAGGCGTTGTTTATCGCGGGCACTCAACGAAGGGTGGTTCCATCGAGGGTCAGAAGAAAGGTAAGATTGCGCCTCGTCCAACGTAACCTATACGCTATCAGTATCTACAAATGGCGAAAGGAGACAAAAAAAACCTTACGTTGGGTTCCTTCACAGAATCCACTAATAAACTCCTAAACAATGCCtcagcctcttccctcccagCTCCCATTTTACTCTTGTGCATCTCACGTTccaccctttccttctcttccctgaCTTTAGCCTCCCGCTCGCGCAGACTCGCTTCTGACTTGGCTTTGCGCTCTGCAAGTTTACGTGCAGCCGCATCTTCTTTCGATTCAGAAGGCTGAGCCGATTGACCAGCTTTGCGCTCTGCAAGCCGGCGAGCggccgcctcttccttttcttttatGCTCTGCTCCTCGGGATTTGATTTTGCAGGATTCGAAGTTGAAGAGAGTGCACGGATATAATTGTT
This genomic interval carries:
- a CDS encoding citrate synthase, putative; the protein is MSFIASRNALRSQLRPSLARSFATTPAAYAQSLKDRMAELIPQEIENVKATRAAHGAKSLGDVTVDMAYGGMRGIKGLIWEGSVLDPNEGIRFRGLTIPECQQKLPTAPGGSEPLPEALFWLLLTGEVPTDEQVKGLSQEWAARAAIPKFVEELIDRCPNTLHPMTQFAIAVNALNHDSAFAKAYSNGVHKKEYWKTTFDDSMDLIAKLPNIAGRIFRNVFGDGKLPPIDPSKDYSANLATLLGFGDNADFVELMRLYITIHSDHEGGNVSAHTGHLVGSALSDPFLAFGASLNGLAGPLHGLANQEVLRWVQKMRSQIGEDASDEKVAEYVWSTLKSGQVVPGYGHAVLRKTDPRYTAQREFALKHLPEDPLFKLVGQIYKIVPNILLEAGKAKNPWPNVDAHSGVLLTYYGLHQQDFYTVLFGVSRAFGVVSQLIWDRALGMPLERPKSYSTEAIKKMFEGK
- a CDS encoding chaperone regulator, putative, producing MVADTTYYDLLEVAVDATETEIKKAYKKKAMQHHPDKPQNPDDPNSHETFQRIGQAYETLSNPNDRATYDQYGADGPPRGGMPSDMDMDDLFSAMFGGGFDDFGGGMGGGFFDPSGGRGGGRRKPAKGRDTTVPYDITLEEAFKGKKVVMSIERDRVCGGCKGSGARPGVAPKECSKCSGKGVVFTDRMLGPGLVGKVKSPCPECNGEGVKLRDKEKCKKCKGQKVVKEKKRIEFMIDPGTEDGERIALRGEGDEAPDIPPGDVIFLIRHLPHPSFRAQPHSPGSLTILLSIRLSEALLGFSRVLFIHLDGKGVHVTSKKGERIIQPGSVWVIKGEGLPIRGKGKRGDMYVRFDVEFPTTDWAKGVEVDGGESTKVELPGRKPDLGLSPEQIVVRELSDKPVN
- a CDS encoding T-complex protein 1 epsilon subunit, putative; this encodes MSVDQINPGQAVYAQDENGRPFIIVREQGRKVRTHGLEAIRSHILAARSVTNIIKTSLGPRGLDKILISPDGEITVTNDGATILGQMEVEHQIAKLLVEVSKSQDDEIGDGTTGVVVLAGALLSSALSLLDRGIHPIRIADGYEKACEIAVAELDRVADTIEFSKDDVSNLMKTAKTSLGSKIVSIAHDKFASIAVEAVLSVADLERRDVDFELIKVDGKVGGSLEDTSLVKGVVIDKDMSHPQMPSVVRDAKIAILTCPFEPPRPKTKHKLDIESVEEYKKLREYEKEKFLDMIKKVKDTGANLVICQWGFDDEANHLLMQNELPAVRWVGGPEIELIAIATNGRIVPRFEDLTADKLGHAGVVRELTFGTTRDKMLVIEECANSRAVTVFVRGSNKMIIDEAKRALHDAICVARNLVRDNRVVYGGGAAEICASVAVSKRADEIPTIEQYAMRAFANALDAIPLALAENSGLSPIDTLADVKSRQVTEGNPRLGIDCLGRAENDMKKQHVYDPLISKRQQFLLATQVVRMILRVDDVIDASAFGDE